ACCAGGCAAAgcaatccacgttagttttcaaaaattcaattaacttacctttaATTTCGTGACTTAAGTTGGCCCCAatgtagactttcctttcaggccatTGTATGAATAGTTCTACAGCCTTCAACTCTTCAATTGTCattttgatgttttcattttcttcCGGTTCTTGTATGGAATCAGGCCTTGAGTCCACATCGATTCGACCATGTTCAGTTGAGGCTTGTGTCGTATTATCCTCAACTAgattctgtaattgctatttttcttcattttttgtgcTTGAATCTGCTACAGAGTTGATGCTCCTGGATGTTTGTTGATCACCACGGATTTGACGTATTCCCCATTGTGATGGGAATTTAATGACTTGATGTAAGGTAGATGGCACAACATCCGTTTCATGAATCCATGGTCTcccgagaatcatattgtaagccatatcCATCTCTACCACCTGAAAATTCGTATCTTTGACAACTCCCTCTGCGAATGTTGTAAGTACTACCTCCCCTTTCGTTATGATGCTTAAATTGTCAAAGCCAGATAAAGTATGCACCTTGGGTACCAACTtctcttcagcttgcatttcattCAATACTCTCAcaaaactacctggatcaatcaaaactcgtttaacattagtgtcatgtacaagtagagatattaccagtgtATCGTTGTGCGGAGTTAATACGCCATttgcatctgcatcatcaaatgtaatacttTCTTCTTCCAAAGCATGTCGAACCCGCTTTTCGTGTGTAACTGTAACCTTTGAAATTTTCTTGGCTGCCGTATATGTCACGATATTAATTTATTCTCCGCCGCTTATAATGTTAACGGTCCTTTTTGGAGAAGGACGTTTAGGGGGAtcctgcctgttcttcatgtatgcttgcttacctttttcactaaacaATTCGGTAAGATATCCTTGCTTTAATAAATGGTCTACTTCACCTTATAGCAATCTACAATCTGGCATTTTATGACCATGATcgttatgaaactcgcaccagtAATCAGGATTTCGCCTATTTGGATTTGAtctcatttctttggccaccataccTTATCACCCATGCTTCTTAATACTGCTACTAATTCTGATGTGCTGACATTCAAATTGTAACCGCCAAATTTTCCCAagcttctatcatcatctcgctTATCTCGTGCGTTTCGCTCTTTCCCAAACCTTGACAATGAACCCGACTCTCTATCTCTCGATCTATGATCATACCTTGAATTGTCTTGCTTTGAACGTGAGTCTCTTCCTGCTGGGCCCATGTAAGGCTCGTATCTATTTTTACCATACCTTTTTCAGTTTAGCACGTCTCGAACTCACCTTCTCTTTTTGAGACCGAGAGatggtatcttcttctatcctcagctTTGTGttgtacctgttgtaaacatcattccaagttgtcGCTGGAAATTCACGTAGACTTTTCTTGAGTCGTCTCATGGCTTCTGAACTTTTCTCATTAAAATTACTGGCAAAAGCCATAGCTGCCCAGTTATTAGGAACGCGCGGTAACATCatcctttcacgctggaatctaccTACAAATTCTCTAAGCAGCTCTGAATCTCCTTGCTTtgttttgaaaatatcctccattattttttcgactttttgagctcccgaatgcgctttgataaatgaatctgcaagttcagcaaaagaatttatagaattttcgggtaaaagagagtACCATGTCAATGCTCCCTTAGTAAGTGCTTCTCTGaattttttgaccaatactgattcgatTTATTACTTGGTCAAATCATTGCCCTTTACGCCAGTTGTGAATTCAGTTACGTGATCCCGTGGATCAGTTGtgccatcatactttggaatGTTGGGCATCTTGAATTTCTTCGGGATTGGTAGAGGAGTAGCACTTGGCTTtcaaggttgttgtgaatatttgtcCATATCTATTACCTTAATTACAGGCGGCactccaggtatttgctctatgcggtcgCTCTgttccttgagctgtttctgcaaattTAGTACTaagttttgtaaatcagaattaactggGTTACCTGACCCTCCATCTCGAGATTCGCTGGGTGTTCCACCAATACCTGAGTTAACGAGCCCTGAGCGAGGATTTTCCATGGTGTTGTTGTTTGGAGTTGGCATTGGTGGTACAACAGACAACTGGTTAACAAAAGCTCGAAGAGCATTACCGACTTGCTGAGCAATTAATTTTTTTAAGGCTTCATCTATAGCTTGATCATTCTTAAACTGTTCGTTCACATTTGATTCAGATCTGTCAGGAGTCCCCTCTTGTAATTGTCAGGAGAATGTTGTGGTGAGGGAATTGGAGTTTTGTCACCTTGTTGGTTCAACTGATGTTGTGGAACTTCCTAAGATGGTAAAATTTGTTGGTTGTTGTCGTTGACATTCAACATGATTATTTTGATACAAGAATTGATTTGGTAAgcaaaagattatcagattccagGTAATAGAACCAATTTGTTAAACcaaaaataggaatttcggtcaaagctttattttagaagaactcaggttactgataatcaaatatagAATGAATAAAAGAAATTGACTTTAATAATAACAAGATGAGCAgaagaaagcaaagtaaatcagtatattccaatagtatttcgtgtccttacaaatgttcaATCTTCACCTTTTATAGCTATCTCTAAGTTATACATTTTTCTCCTCTCATAATAGAGTCTTTATGGcaattaatggcatttaatgtaacgttataattggtaATTATAACTGATTTAATATAAATTCCATAACGTTTTCTGTAATTAATGCCTATTAATTACCGATAATACGTACCTGTACCCCTTTTGCTATCTAGGTTCATTCTTCTGATGTGACTCCCAAATATCAATAGGTTCGAGCACTTATCCTTTCTGACTTCCTTGGACCTCTGCCCGTATCTGTTGAAACTCGTACCTCTTCAACTATTCTTTGCCAACTGTCATTCTTTTACCAGTCCATGTCATTAGCTTGATTTTTCCCAATACTAACAGATTTCCATAGTTCGTTTATTCCCGGATGAAACCTACCCCATGCAATATTGTATCGCCATGTAGACAAACCACGTGTCAATGCCATATTTTACCAATATAATTAGACTAGTAAATTTTTTCGCGCTTCGCGCGGTCATAAAAAAATATCAATTATATGTTGTTTTGTAAATTTAATTGAGATAGAATTGATAAATTATTTGAAAATTTGttctaagagcccgtttggacataagattgTTTTTACTTTTTTCCGAAATCAATGTTTGATCATGAAAAATTTAACTTTTACTTGAATAtaaatttgaaaatttgaaaaactccaaaaaagttgtttttcaaaaattttattaggatcactcacaaaacttcaaaaacaacccaaaattatattcatatccaaatacaactctaattttcaaatattattttcatttgaaaatttttttcactttttttttaaattttcttttttacaATTCTTACGTCCAAACGCCCACTCAATCGAGGCAATATATTTCAGACTTTATGCAAAGACAAAGTTTGACCTTTTGGGACGACAAATTTTCAATTGCTATAATGTTCATGTATAATTAGCTTAATCAATGTTTCTAACTAACACGATCTCGATTTAGCTTAATGATAATGTAAAGCACTTACCTCGAGAAACCCTCAACAGGAaaatttaattaagaattacTAATATCAATTGAAAATGGTCGATAAAAGCGATTAACACTTATCAACTTCAATCTCCAaaggaaaagacaaaagaaagaaagTAGCAAATTCAATGTCGATAAGGTTTGACTTTTACACACTAAAGGTGTTTTATTAACTTATAATAACGGATATAATAAATAACTTATAACGGATAATCTTTTATGATTATTCTGATTTGGTAGCATAAAAGTTATTTATATTAACGATTCGTATAAGCTTAACgagaggttggaggtttggagacaggatCTTGAGTCTAAAtatttcaagttgagcaggacgaagacggaaacctggagtgtaagttcagtgtTGAACCgagggaagtgggagtggatgTGAGGCTTGGCTCACAAGTCATCCcaagtagaggcagcttcaagtaccttgtgTCGGTTATCCATGGGGAGGGGAAATCGACGAcaatgtcacacaccgtattgaggtaggatggatgaagtggaggttagcatctagagtcctgtgtgacaagagagttccactgatactcaaaggtaagttctataaagcggtggttagaccggccatagTGTatgggctgagtgttggcctgttaaaaactcacatatccagaagatgaaagtagcagaaatgaggatgttggggtggatgtgcgggcatactaagatggataagattaggaatgataatatTCAGGAGAAGGAGggcgtggctcccattgatgacaagatgcaggaaacgagactcagatggttcggtcatgtacagaggagaagcccagatgctccggtaagaaggtgtgagcgactggttgtggagggcacgagaagaggtagagggcggtctaagaagtattggggagaggtgatcaggcaggacatggcgaggcttcagatttctgaggacataccacttgataggaagatgtggaggtcgagtattagggttgtaggttaggagatagttgagtcttgccttacttcgtacctttgtgagactagtctggtagggtttttgtctaatatagctagtggcaatgttgtgtcttactattttGCTTTTCAGTGCTAGACCTATTTACTAGCTATCGCTTTGGCTTTGCATCTCTCTTctggatttcatgttgttcctatttttcctataaTTTCTATGGTGATATTGATATTGTATTCCTTTgtctttttgtcttcttgagccgagggtctttcggaaacaacctctctgctccttcggggtaggggtaaggtctgcgtacacactacctttcCCATACCCCGCTAGTGGAATTTCAcggggttgttattgttgttgttgattcatATAAGCTTACCGTACGAGACTAATGAAATATGAAACCAACTCTATCACATATTATCTTTTTTTTCCTATAATATTTCGAGATATAAGAAATTaactgaaatgaaaaaaataaaaaataaaaatattgatgAATCTTTGTGGCTACAATTTTGTTTGTTACGTTGATTCTTCTCTCCAAATTGATTTTTGTGATTTGAAGGCTTAAGCAATGTATTTCTCGAGCATATGATGATGTGAACTTTCTTGGATATATTTGATCTCCATGAAAAGGAAGAACGTCTCTTAATCACTTGGACGACTTTGAAAAAGAtaatatttgatgtatttgatctctttgtgaataCCACAAACTTATAAAATTTTGCGATATCACATTGTACTTGATTACATATTTTGgtaaattattttaatattataagAATTCGCATTCACAATAATGAATATATGGTGCACTCTCAATTAACAAATATCAAATGGCTACAGACTATAGTACACTATTCATTAACATATATCAAGTGCAAGATGCATGATTTGTATTGTGATAAGTTATGCGTATTTTGTTTTTGATGATTTGATAAACTTCATGAGAGAatcagataaggaacctgatacaattagttctcCAATGTTCAGAGTAACCAGTCAGATGTATTGTTCAATTCTCAACGAAATCAGATAAGGGAACAAAAGAGGGAACATATATGGATCAGTTCCCCTGGTCGTCGTATAGTCAACTCTACAACTTTAAACATTCTCAAGACTTTAAGATCACAAGGTTCAAGGTTGGGATCAAGGTTGGGATATGGCTCAACTCTTCAGAGTCAAAGGAACAgctgagggaacaggtccctaccagttcccaaGGTGACTGTACTAAGTCAACTCTCCAGttggaaagttgctgcctgcacatgCTACAGTACAGGAATAGTGCAACAATAAACTTTCTATGAAAAGCTTTTTACCTACcctgcttacatcattgtaagtgatgtcacacatgtattTTTAACATCAAGTAAGGTAAAACAATCACTTTAACACTTGCAAATCAAAAGTCAATATTTTCTCAAGTGCTAgccacaaactctctcaagaacaaagctgctgcaacctcaaggaccagatccaaagattaaagatatcttaagtccttagggttgttgagtctttgttatttgttcttcatttgtaatTCCTACCCAACTTACTTAGAAGCATTTCTGTAGTAGATCTTTTGTAAAATCATAAACTCCGTGTTTGTGTCTTAACTAGAGTTAGTTAAGttgtgaagtctttgtaatagaggtaTTACAAAGTAGCTTGTAATAGGTGTGTTACAAGTTAGTAAGGGATAccaaagtctttgtaatagagatattacaaagtgacttgtaataggtgtattacaagttagtgagggattaagagtttaattcctggattgcaataggttgtaatctaaagtttgctCGGTTTAGTGGAGTTGAAATCCTACTAGGGTAGGTTGTGGTTTTTAATCCCTTGAGCAAGGAATTTTCCATGTAAATATTGCGTGTTCTTTATTTACTACCAATTTTCTGTGAGAACAAATAGAGAACCTGGTTTCCTATACTATTTGGTTTTATAGTATGTTGCTTATTATAGGAACTGatagagaacctgattctctatacagtttggtggactcttagtttctatcaattggtatcagagcagtttctttctaaaaggttaataCCTAGAAAGTATCtacatggctgctccaccaaacttcGAGGAAAGTCAATCAATCGACAAACCACCAAGAATTTAAAAAATAGTTCATAAAAATGGAGGCATTCCCAAGAAGGGAAGCTCTAGCAGAAACACTAAAGGATACAATTGTTGTCACAAGTCCAGAAAGTCGGGACATTTCATCAAAGATTGTCCTCTCAGCAATCAGGACCATTACAAACACAATACTGACAAAATGGTTAAGAGGAACCCCGTCACCGACAGAAAGTTCAAGAGAAGAGAGTTCGCTGATAATATTATATAGCAAGTGCCGATTGCCTGGGGATATTCCTCTAGTAAATCTGAGGGTGATGATGAACAAGCAGACACCTCCATGATGACCGTTGAAACCAAAGCTGCAAAATATGATTCCTTCTTTACATTGATGGCAAAAAcatatgatgatgaagaagataaTGATGATGAGGTAAACTTCTTAGATGTTCAAAGAAATCTAAAGTATTATTCTCCAAAAAAACTTATGtctttggaaaatattttaaCTGATGTGTATCATAGTCTTATAAATGATAAAGATGCCTTAACTGTGGAACTGggagaattagaacaatcaagagAAGATCTAGTAGTTGTGGTGGTAGActtagaggaaaccattgaaagtctgaagaaagaaaaaaag
This genomic stretch from Nicotiana sylvestris chromosome 9, ASM39365v2, whole genome shotgun sequence harbors:
- the LOC138878629 gene encoding uncharacterized protein, translating into MAIQYCMGSESNVNEQFKNDQAIDEALKKLIAQQVGNALRAFVNQLSVVPPMPTPNNNTMENPRSGLVNSGIGGTPSESRDGGSETAQGTERPHRANTWSAAYSFIKAHSGAQKVEKIMEDIFKTKQGDSELLREFVGRFQRERMMLPRVPNNWAAMAFASNFNEKSSEAMRRLKKSLREFPATTWNDVYNRYEPYMGPAGRDSRSKQDNSRYDHRSRDRESGSLSRFGKERNARDKRDDDRSLGKFGGYNLNVSTSELVAVLRSMGDKQGYLTELFSEKAKKISKVTVTHEKRVRHALEEESITFDDADANGVLTPHNDTLVISLLVHDTNVKRVLIDPGSFVRVLNEMQAEEKLVPKVHTLSGFDNLSIITKGEVVLTTFAEGVVKDTNFQVVEMDMAYNMILGRPWIHETDVVPSTLHQVIKFPSQWGIRQIRGDQQTSRSINSVADSSTKNEEK